Proteins encoded in a region of the Orenia metallireducens genome:
- a CDS encoding Hsp20 family protein, giving the protein MKKTSTDFNEENINLKTQNDYLTISLKDNNTNTEEDKLMKKRLRQPDYQCTFHIDNNLKNNTKTDQLQNNILGVHLPKSHRDKKSLLLLK; this is encoded by the coding sequence ATAAAGAAAACATCAACAGATTTTAATGAAGAGAATATAAATCTGAAGACCCAAAATGATTATTTAACTATTTCTTTGAAGGATAACAATACAAATACAGAGGAGGATAAACTCATGAAAAAAAGATTAAGACAGCCAGACTATCAGTGTACATTTCACATTGATAATAATTTAAAAAATAACACTAAAACTGACCAACTTCAGAATAATATCTTAGGAGTTCATCTTCCCAAAAGTCATAGAGATAAAAAATCCTTACTATTATTAAAATAA
- a CDS encoding tetratricopeptide repeat protein, whose protein sequence is MKTRFANTILILILILVIVSTGIIFANSESNVNHYQKGLDYYRQGKYQEAVPELVEAIVNNPELMYPHYILGLTYYRLNKLEFAETQLKEAHEIDPKHYRVMVNLARNYLKQNKLEEAIDILKKAVVVEPNQDDAYNILGRAYMNQGNIKEAIENYKQAVQLSPKNYYALNNLGLAYIQLGKYKEAIPVLKQGADLNPPIPYLYNNLGIAYENAGKLELAKKAYEKALLVNSSYSKAEGNLARINKLIENKE, encoded by the coding sequence ATGAAGACTAGATTTGCTAATACTATTCTTATATTGATCCTTATTTTAGTCATAGTATCTACTGGAATTATCTTTGCTAATAGTGAAAGTAACGTCAATCATTATCAAAAGGGATTAGATTATTATCGACAAGGTAAATATCAAGAAGCGGTGCCAGAATTGGTAGAGGCTATTGTTAATAATCCTGAGTTAATGTATCCCCATTATATCTTGGGTTTAACTTATTACCGTTTAAATAAACTGGAATTTGCTGAAACACAATTGAAGGAGGCACATGAAATTGATCCTAAGCATTATCGGGTTATGGTTAATTTAGCAAGAAATTATTTAAAGCAGAATAAACTAGAGGAAGCAATAGATATTCTTAAAAAGGCAGTAGTTGTAGAGCCAAACCAAGATGATGCTTATAATATATTAGGAAGAGCTTATATGAATCAAGGAAATATAAAAGAAGCTATTGAAAATTATAAGCAGGCAGTTCAGTTATCTCCTAAGAATTATTATGCTTTAAATAACTTAGGTCTTGCTTATATTCAATTAGGAAAATATAAAGAAGCTATTCCTGTTTTGAAGCAAGGAGCAGATCTAAATCCTCCAATTCCTTATTTATATAATAACTTAGGAATTGCTTATGAGAATGCTGGGAAATTAGAATTGGCTAAAAAAGCTTATGAGAAAGCATTACTAGTAAACTCTAGTTATTCTAAAGCTGAGGGCAATTTAGCAAGGATAAATAAATTGATTGAAAATAAAGAATAA
- the nrdR gene encoding transcriptional regulator NrdR encodes MRCPYCTYLESKVVDSRSTEESTTIRRRRECLECGKRFTTYERIDELPIMVVKRNGGRERFDRNKLLNGLLKSCEKRPISRDQLEGIVNSVEQQIRNQMEDEIETTVIGELVMNYLSKLDEVAYVRFASVYRQFKDIETFRMELDKLLGE; translated from the coding sequence ATGCGATGTCCATACTGTACATATCTTGAAAGCAAAGTAGTAGATTCAAGATCAACAGAAGAGAGTACAACAATTAGACGAAGAAGAGAATGTTTAGAGTGTGGTAAGCGCTTTACAACTTATGAAAGAATAGATGAATTGCCAATTATGGTAGTTAAGCGTAATGGGGGTAGAGAGAGATTTGATCGTAACAAACTCCTAAATGGTTTATTAAAGTCTTGCGAAAAGAGACCTATTTCTAGAGATCAATTAGAAGGTATAGTCAATTCTGTAGAACAACAGATTAGAAATCAGATGGAAGATGAGATAGAGACTACTGTTATAGGAGAGCTAGTAATGAACTATCTAAGTAAATTAGATGAAGTAGCATATGTTCGCTTTGCTTCAGTATATAGACAATTTAAGGATATTGAGACCTTTAGAATGGAATTGGATAAATTATTAGGAGAATAG
- a CDS encoding YlmC/YmxH family sporulation protein: MIKTSELKNKEVIDVNNGRRLGVITDIDIDLVEGRIKGISVPKEEKGFKIFGAKEDIYIAWDEISRIGHDVILVDVSKINNHMMNEE, from the coding sequence ATAATTAAAACTTCAGAATTAAAAAATAAAGAGGTCATTGATGTTAACAACGGAAGAAGATTGGGGGTTATAACAGATATAGATATTGATTTGGTCGAAGGGAGAATCAAAGGAATATCTGTCCCTAAGGAAGAGAAAGGTTTTAAAATTTTTGGAGCAAAGGAGGATATATACATAGCCTGGGATGAAATAAGTAGAATCGGTCATGATGTAATATTAGTTGATGTAAGTAAGATAAATAATCATATGATGAATGAAGAGTAA
- the spoIIR gene encoding stage II sporulation protein R → MKRVRFVVLIVIVIISLFILQVKSSIVLEDKGAFTYGTDDLLRLHIVANSNTLEDQRIKRDIRDEIIKRTSKLFASLNNPFQAKAVVEENLSYIKDIVEDKLAEYNKDYKVHLELGKFQFPTRSYGDKTLAAGEYEALKISLGKGAGENWWCVLFPPLCFVDSMDKLSEDDLKELAANEEYIATEDMDVEFKFKFVEFLEENPTFVKSKLKLFHILETPFPGLNKIFFSTEEGKK, encoded by the coding sequence ATGAAACGGGTTAGGTTTGTAGTCTTAATAGTCATAGTAATAATTTCTTTATTTATCCTACAAGTAAAGAGCAGTATAGTATTGGAAGATAAAGGTGCCTTTACATATGGAACTGATGATTTATTAAGATTACATATTGTTGCTAATAGTAATACTCTAGAAGATCAGAGAATAAAAAGAGACATTAGAGATGAAATTATTAAAAGAACTTCTAAACTCTTTGCTTCTTTGAACAATCCTTTTCAGGCTAAGGCTGTTGTTGAAGAAAATTTATCCTATATAAAAGATATAGTTGAAGATAAGTTAGCAGAATATAATAAAGATTATAAAGTACATTTAGAATTAGGTAAATTTCAATTTCCAACTAGAAGTTATGGGGATAAAACTTTAGCAGCAGGCGAATATGAAGCTTTAAAGATATCTTTAGGAAAAGGCGCTGGAGAAAATTGGTGGTGTGTTTTATTCCCACCTCTATGTTTTGTAGATTCTATGGATAAATTATCTGAAGATGATTTAAAAGAATTAGCTGCTAATGAGGAGTATATAGCTACGGAAGATATGGATGTGGAGTTTAAATTTAAATTTGTTGAGTTTCTAGAAGAGAATCCTACATTTGTAAAATCTAAATTAAAATTATTTCATATTTTAGAGACACCTTTTCCAGGCTTGAATAAAATATTCTTTTCTACTGAGGAAGGTAAAAAATAA
- the sigG gene encoding RNA polymerase sporulation sigma factor SigG, translating to MGKKVEICGVNTSELPVLTNKEMRKLFKKMQEGDKFARNTIVGGNLRLVLSVLQRFNNRGEPIDDLFQVGCIGLMKAIDNFDLSKNVRFSTYAVPMIIGEIKRHLRDNNPIRVSRSLRDTAYKALQMKESIENKKSKEPNLSEIAEELGISREDIVYALDAIQDPISLFEPIYHDGGDPIYVMDQISDNKKEDDNWLEAIAVREALRKLDDREKLILVLRFYEGKTQMEVAGNIGISQAQVSRLEKAALDNLKKYVKED from the coding sequence ATGGGAAAAAAAGTTGAGATTTGTGGAGTTAATACCTCGGAACTACCGGTTTTAACTAATAAAGAGATGAGAAAACTATTTAAAAAGATGCAAGAGGGGGACAAATTTGCTAGAAATACAATCGTTGGTGGTAATTTACGCTTAGTCTTGAGTGTATTACAGAGATTCAATAATCGAGGAGAACCAATTGACGATCTCTTTCAAGTTGGCTGTATTGGGTTGATGAAAGCAATTGATAACTTTGATTTAAGTAAGAATGTCAGATTCTCTACCTATGCAGTTCCAATGATTATAGGAGAAATTAAGCGCCATCTTCGTGATAATAATCCGATTCGAGTTAGTCGCTCTTTAAGAGATACTGCATATAAAGCATTACAAATGAAAGAGAGCATAGAGAATAAAAAATCAAAGGAACCTAATTTAAGTGAAATTGCTGAGGAATTGGGTATTTCAAGAGAAGATATAGTTTATGCTTTGGATGCAATTCAAGATCCTATTTCGCTTTTTGAACCAATCTACCATGATGGTGGAGACCCAATTTATGTAATGGATCAAATCAGTGATAATAAGAAGGAAGATGATAATTGGTTAGAAGCTATTGCTGTTCGTGAAGCATTAAGAAAATTAGATGATAGAGAAAAGCTAATTTTAGTATTAAGGTTCTATGAAGGAAAGACCCAGATGGAAGTAGCGGGAAATATAGGAATTTCTCAAGCTCAAGTATCCAGATTAGAAAAAGCAGCTTTAGATAATTTAAAGAAGTATGTTAAGGAAGATTGA
- a CDS encoding LysM peptidoglycan-binding domain-containing protein has product MPNSLELVERLLKNETANRTLYNQLIDSLDDPRYIRVAENLETLQTRQISMLNRLLSVLEEEAPPPPRDRYYAEHILQPGETLRVLAIKYNTTVSRIRALNPGLGDNPQAGQVITLPIEIPKPPPRHIEYYVRPGDSLYTISQRYNTDIDTLVRLNNIADPEVIFPGRILIIPRT; this is encoded by the coding sequence ATGCCTAATAGTTTAGAACTAGTAGAAAGACTATTAAAGAATGAAACAGCTAATCGTACTTTATACAATCAATTAATAGACTCCTTAGATGATCCTCGTTATATTAGAGTAGCAGAGAACCTAGAAACGTTACAAACTAGACAGATTAGTATGTTAAATAGGTTGCTTAGTGTACTAGAGGAGGAGGCACCACCACCACCTCGAGACCGTTATTATGCAGAACATATACTACAACCTGGAGAGACATTAAGAGTTTTAGCAATCAAATATAATACCACTGTATCTAGGATTAGAGCACTTAACCCAGGATTAGGTGATAACCCTCAAGCAGGTCAAGTAATCACCTTGCCAATTGAAATTCCAAAACCACCACCTAGACATATCGAATATTATGTGCGTCCTGGAGACAGCTTATACACAATCTCCCAAAGATATAATACTGATATAGATACACTTGTTAGATTGAACAATATCGCTGACCCTGAGGTAATATTCCCAGGTAGAATTTTAATTATTCCTAGAACATAA
- a CDS encoding helix-turn-helix domain-containing protein, translating into MATFRKRLEDERKKRGLTQRGLALELKIPVSEVVFYELGDKKPDIDTLNKLADLFSVSVDYLLCRTNQRQDANLHVKEVLSKDPVLHEFWEEISRREDLQLLFKQTENLNEKSIYRVIEIIKTIEDEERIAYGG; encoded by the coding sequence ATGGCAACTTTCAGAAAAAGGCTTGAAGATGAGAGAAAGAAGAGAGGATTGACCCAGAGGGGACTAGCCTTAGAATTAAAGATACCAGTATCTGAAGTAGTATTTTATGAATTAGGTGATAAAAAACCCGATATAGATACTCTAAATAAGTTAGCTGATTTATTTAGTGTATCTGTCGATTATCTATTATGTAGAACTAATCAACGCCAAGATGCCAACCTTCATGTCAAAGAGGTCTTATCAAAGGATCCAGTATTACATGAATTTTGGGAGGAAATTTCTCGTAGAGAGGATTTACAATTATTATTTAAACAGACAGAGAACTTAAATGAGAAATCAATATATAGAGTAATAGAGATAATTAAAACTATTGAAGATGAGGAGAGAATAGCATATGGGGGCTAA
- a CDS encoding energy transducer TonB codes for MKLLSKLNKGSSLLKVAFVLSLIVHLLLGYLVNKLYLGELAYVEGKKLNKESPIIEVAIYSEVNQSNSISEVNKVERSQSNEEVIRKKVEVKEFGKKVSQEVYPKEDISTSKKEEPKLNIKKKEMLKEAVLKTKSKKSLVDNTQVLKREDKINHTEKLEVKNKVTKKVLEESRVEEVAKVENDIDKTKKKVEIEEEKELIEDREAKKDQEGIEKERLINKKREVNNSTMQEDIEEVIDSKVTNKAEKIIIDLTDKKADNGVSAPTISKYNRPSYPKKLRRRGIEGRVLLKILIDDKGRVEEVQLAKSSGYTEFDVAAKEVVKKWEFNPTKKDNMGIYSWVMIPISFRLD; via the coding sequence GTGAAGCTATTAAGTAAGCTAAACAAAGGTAGTAGCCTTTTAAAGGTAGCATTTGTATTATCTTTAATAGTTCATTTATTACTTGGGTATTTAGTTAATAAGCTATACTTAGGAGAGTTAGCTTATGTAGAAGGTAAGAAGTTAAATAAAGAATCACCGATAATTGAGGTTGCTATTTATTCAGAAGTTAATCAGTCAAACTCAATTAGTGAAGTTAATAAAGTAGAGAGATCTCAATCAAATGAAGAGGTAATCAGGAAGAAGGTTGAAGTAAAAGAGTTTGGTAAGAAAGTCAGTCAAGAGGTTTATCCAAAAGAAGACATCAGTACTTCTAAGAAAGAAGAACCTAAGTTGAATATTAAAAAGAAAGAGATGTTAAAGGAAGCTGTATTAAAAACTAAGTCTAAGAAGAGTTTAGTGGATAATACTCAAGTATTAAAGAGAGAGGATAAGATAAATCATACTGAAAAACTAGAAGTAAAGAATAAGGTAACTAAAAAGGTCTTAGAGGAAAGTAGAGTGGAAGAGGTTGCAAAAGTGGAAAATGATATAGATAAAACTAAAAAGAAAGTAGAGATAGAAGAGGAGAAAGAACTGATAGAAGATAGAGAAGCTAAGAAAGATCAAGAAGGAATTGAAAAAGAGAGATTGATTAATAAGAAAAGAGAAGTAAATAACTCTACTATGCAAGAAGATATTGAAGAAGTTATTGATAGCAAAGTGACAAATAAAGCTGAGAAAATTATTATAGACTTAACTGATAAGAAAGCTGATAATGGAGTTAGTGCTCCAACAATTAGTAAATATAATCGACCTAGTTATCCAAAGAAGCTAAGAAGAAGAGGAATTGAAGGTAGGGTCTTATTAAAGATATTAATAGATGATAAAGGGAGAGTAGAAGAGGTTCAACTGGCTAAATCCTCGGGGTATACAGAGTTTGATGTTGCTGCTAAAGAAGTGGTAAAGAAATGGGAGTTTAATCCTACTAAGAAGGATAATATGGGGATTTACTCTTGGGTAATGATACCAATTAGTTTCCGACTAGATTAA
- a CDS encoding TonB-dependent receptor plug domain-containing protein produces MKKFLLSIVFLLVFNLLGFNVMAEETEISFTLDEIVVTASKYEENLSEAPVSVEVIDEDEIEQKNGENVADLLRDVAGVNIKDNGTIAGSKTISIRGSSSKQVLILIDGIEINNHQSGNFDLGQLSIEQIERIEVVRGGASALYGANAVGGVVNIITKSGSQEPETITKLGYGSFDTQTYDLIHRGQSGRLNYNISVSKKTSDGHRENSTLDQESIFTKFNYNLNEYSDLLLFLQYIDSDKGVPGSKTYPSFTAYQDDEDMNFNLQWDRKTENKDSKVAFYYTDHERIYDDSKWSTHSEHEVDKIGIDFNQAIYYNFHKISYGGELVRENVESTDIKAGEQDSLNKALFIQDEWKLIQPLKIIVSGRYDNHEEYDAEFSPRLGTVYTINSKLNLHASVGKAYRAPTFDELYGSYPDSLWAWYGNPDLNPETSKNYEVGMKYLDTSAKVELNLFKRDVEDMINGNYFDGDKGYSTAVNIDSAEISGVEVILVKYLTKKTSTDLNYTYLDARDKETDERLTYRDYHNLNLGLNYNTEEISGSLNGKLVAGRSDDLPSYFIVDAKLNKKIKKDIELSLELNNLFDKEYQINNGYPMPERNYILKVSTKF; encoded by the coding sequence ATGAAGAAGTTTTTATTAAGTATAGTTTTCTTATTAGTATTTAATTTGTTAGGATTTAATGTTATGGCAGAAGAGACTGAGATAAGTTTTACATTAGATGAGATTGTAGTAACTGCTTCTAAATATGAGGAGAATCTTTCAGAGGCTCCAGTAAGTGTAGAAGTGATTGATGAAGATGAGATTGAGCAGAAGAATGGCGAAAATGTAGCTGATTTATTAAGAGATGTAGCAGGGGTAAATATTAAAGATAATGGTACTATTGCAGGTTCAAAAACAATTAGTATTCGTGGTTCAAGTAGTAAGCAAGTGTTAATTTTAATTGATGGAATAGAGATAAATAATCATCAAAGTGGAAATTTTGATTTAGGTCAGTTATCTATTGAGCAGATAGAAAGGATTGAGGTTGTAAGAGGGGGCGCTTCTGCTTTATATGGAGCTAATGCTGTAGGAGGAGTAGTTAATATTATAACTAAAAGTGGTAGTCAGGAGCCTGAAACTATCACTAAATTAGGTTATGGTTCTTTTGATACACAAACATATGACTTAATTCATCGAGGGCAGTCTGGGAGGTTAAATTATAATATATCTGTCTCCAAGAAAACATCAGATGGTCACCGTGAAAATAGTACATTAGATCAAGAGAGTATCTTTACTAAATTTAATTATAATTTAAATGAGTATTCAGATTTATTACTATTTTTACAATATATTGATTCAGATAAAGGAGTACCAGGATCTAAAACTTACCCAAGTTTTACTGCATATCAAGATGATGAGGATATGAATTTTAATCTACAATGGGATAGAAAGACAGAAAATAAGGATAGTAAAGTAGCCTTCTACTATACTGACCATGAAAGAATTTATGATGATTCAAAATGGTCTACTCATTCAGAACATGAAGTTGATAAAATAGGTATAGATTTTAATCAAGCTATATACTATAATTTTCATAAGATAAGTTATGGTGGAGAACTAGTAAGAGAAAATGTTGAAAGTACTGATATTAAGGCTGGAGAACAAGATTCTTTAAATAAGGCTTTATTTATTCAAGATGAGTGGAAATTAATTCAACCATTAAAGATAATAGTTAGTGGTCGTTATGATAATCATGAGGAATATGATGCTGAATTTAGTCCTCGGTTAGGGACAGTATATACTATTAATTCTAAATTAAATTTACATGCTTCAGTAGGAAAAGCGTATCGTGCTCCTACTTTCGATGAATTATATGGAAGTTATCCAGATAGTTTATGGGCATGGTATGGAAATCCAGATTTAAATCCAGAAACCAGTAAAAATTATGAAGTAGGAATGAAATATTTAGATACAAGTGCTAAAGTAGAACTAAATTTATTCAAAAGAGATGTAGAAGATATGATAAATGGTAATTATTTTGATGGAGATAAGGGTTATAGTACTGCAGTGAATATTGATTCAGCTGAAATATCAGGAGTAGAAGTAATTTTAGTTAAATACTTAACTAAGAAAACATCCACTGATTTAAATTATACTTATTTAGATGCAAGAGATAAGGAAACAGATGAAAGATTAACCTATAGGGATTATCATAACTTGAATTTAGGATTGAATTATAATACAGAAGAGATTAGTGGTTCTTTAAATGGTAAATTAGTAGCTGGTCGTTCTGATGATTTACCAAGTTATTTTATAGTAGATGCAAAGTTAAATAAAAAAATTAAAAAAGATATAGAATTATCATTAGAGCTTAATAACCTATTTGATAAGGAATATCAGATTAATAATGGTTACCCAATGCCAGAACGTAACTATATCTTAAAAGTAAGTACTAAGTTTTAA
- a CDS encoding mechanosensitive ion channel family protein, with protein MDFTSFDIHDPVIQKLLLSLGAIIITYLIGFGIIRFINSKIEDFKRRHQARRITYYSSFFIILIFIFLIWLERPSTLTTYLGFLSAGLALALHQVWLNIAGWALILLRRPFGLGDRIEWNQVQGDVIDIRVFYTTLLEVGNWVEADQSTGRLVHIPNSTIFNIPVFNYTRGFGCIWNEIRFLVSFESDWKRAKKIVLETGYEQSEEEIEARAKKRIYEMSKNYMIKYGKFTPITYVDIKGSGVQITLRYLTSVRKRRVLENNISESILEKFSQEPNIELAYPTSRVYRRSEEGRHIENKE; from the coding sequence TTGGATTTTACTTCTTTTGATATTCATGATCCTGTCATTCAGAAGCTGTTATTATCTTTAGGAGCAATAATTATTACATATTTAATAGGTTTTGGAATTATAAGATTTATTAATTCTAAGATTGAGGATTTTAAGAGAAGGCATCAAGCTAGAAGAATAACCTATTATTCTTCCTTCTTTATAATTCTAATATTTATTTTCTTAATCTGGTTAGAGAGACCTTCTACCTTGACTACATATTTAGGGTTCTTATCTGCTGGTCTAGCCTTGGCTTTACACCAAGTCTGGTTAAATATTGCAGGGTGGGCATTGATTCTCTTAAGGCGTCCCTTTGGATTAGGTGACAGGATAGAGTGGAATCAGGTACAAGGGGATGTGATTGATATTCGAGTCTTTTATACTACTTTATTGGAGGTGGGTAATTGGGTAGAGGCTGATCAAAGCACAGGAAGGTTAGTTCATATCCCTAATAGTACTATCTTTAACATCCCTGTATTCAACTATACTCGTGGCTTTGGTTGTATCTGGAATGAGATTAGGTTTTTAGTCAGTTTCGAGAGTGACTGGAAGAGAGCTAAGAAGATTGTCTTAGAGACAGGATATGAGCAGAGTGAGGAAGAGATAGAAGCAAGGGCAAAAAAGAGGATTTATGAAATGAGCAAGAACTATATGATTAAGTACGGTAAGTTTACTCCAATTACTTATGTAGATATCAAAGGAAGTGGGGTACAGATTACTCTACGTTATTTGACCTCTGTAAGAAAGCGGAGGGTTTTAGAGAATAATATATCTGAGAGTATCCTTGAAAAGTTCAGTCAAGAGCCTAATATTGAGCTTGCTTATCCAACAAGTAGAGTATATCGTAGAAGTGAAGAGGGGAGACATATTGAGAATAAGGAATAG
- a CDS encoding heme ABC transporter ATP-binding protein: MNILKVNNLSFSYGEAKLIKDVSFTVERGELFGIIGPNGSGKSTLLKLLSNIIKKEGGEIFLLGKELNQYRRKELAKVLAVLPQSTEVNFDFSVKDIVEMGRHPYLRNWQGITQVDKRVIERALRLTNTIDLVDKSINSISGGERQRVLLARALVQEAELLLLDEPTSALDINYQIEIFELLVKLRKEGTTIVVVLHDLNLASQYCDRLLLLNQGKINTVGSPSEVITLDNIKDVYGCDVKIDNSSSRPYLKLVSSK; this comes from the coding sequence ATGAATATATTAAAAGTAAATAATTTAAGCTTCTCTTATGGTGAAGCTAAGCTAATAAAAGATGTTAGTTTTACAGTAGAAAGAGGAGAATTATTTGGAATTATCGGTCCTAATGGCTCAGGTAAATCTACTTTATTGAAATTATTGTCTAATATTATTAAAAAGGAGGGTGGAGAGATATTCCTGCTAGGAAAAGAGCTAAACCAGTATAGACGTAAAGAATTAGCTAAAGTATTGGCTGTACTTCCACAAAGTACAGAGGTTAACTTTGATTTCTCTGTAAAGGATATTGTAGAAATGGGGCGCCATCCTTATTTAAGAAATTGGCAAGGTATAACTCAAGTAGATAAAAGAGTAATAGAGAGAGCCTTAAGATTAACCAATACAATTGATCTAGTAGATAAATCTATTAATAGTATCAGTGGTGGTGAACGACAGCGGGTATTATTGGCTAGGGCTTTGGTTCAAGAAGCAGAGTTATTATTGTTAGATGAGCCTACTTCAGCTTTAGATATTAATTATCAGATAGAGATCTTTGAATTATTAGTTAAGCTCAGAAAAGAAGGTACTACTATTGTAGTAGTCTTACATGATCTTAATCTAGCAAGCCAATATTGTGACCGCTTATTATTGTTAAATCAGGGTAAGATAAATACTGTAGGTAGTCCAAGTGAAGTAATAACTTTAGATAATATCAAAGATGTTTATGGATGTGATGTTAAAATTGATAACAGTAGTAGTCGACCTTATCTGAAGTTAGTGAGTAGTAAGTAA
- a CDS encoding FecCD family ABC transporter permease: MEIKLKDILIIIILFILLTIGIIIALSLGTVKIPIIAGIKGDLTTIHQMIFYKIRLPRILLAALVGSALSTSGVVFQGIFKNVMADPYIIGISSGASLGASVAINFGLIYYWRGISSLACFAFLGAFITTFLVYNLAKTKGKVPTSILLLSGIAISFFLSSLVSLLMILDSGNLQKVFYWMMGSLANSTWQEVKMILPGIMIGFLMVYFLADDLNILLLGEETAYYLGVEVEKVNLLLLVAGSLLASMAVSVSGIIGFVGLVVPHVLRLVLGPDHRILLPASALGGAILLIVTDTIARTILAPTELPVGIITALCGAPFFIYLLHKKKVRF, translated from the coding sequence ATGGAGATTAAATTAAAGGATATACTAATAATTATAATACTATTTATTCTATTAACTATAGGTATTATTATTGCTCTTAGTTTAGGAACAGTTAAGATCCCTATTATTGCTGGAATCAAAGGAGATTTAACAACTATTCATCAGATGATTTTTTATAAGATTCGTCTGCCAAGAATTTTGTTAGCTGCTCTAGTGGGGAGTGCTCTTTCTACTTCTGGAGTAGTATTTCAAGGGATATTTAAGAATGTAATGGCTGATCCCTATATTATTGGGATTTCATCAGGGGCATCTTTAGGAGCTAGTGTAGCTATTAATTTTGGACTGATATATTATTGGAGGGGGATTAGTAGTCTTGCCTGTTTTGCCTTCTTAGGAGCCTTTATTACAACCTTTCTTGTTTATAATTTGGCCAAAACAAAGGGTAAAGTACCCACTTCAATATTACTATTATCAGGTATAGCAATCAGTTTCTTCTTATCATCATTGGTTTCTTTGCTGATGATTTTAGATAGTGGGAATTTACAGAAGGTCTTTTATTGGATGATGGGAAGTTTAGCAAATAGTACTTGGCAAGAGGTAAAGATGATCTTACCAGGTATTATGATAGGATTTCTTATGGTATATTTCTTAGCAGATGATTTGAATATACTTCTGTTGGGTGAGGAGACAGCTTACTATTTGGGAGTAGAGGTAGAGAAGGTTAATTTATTGTTATTAGTAGCAGGTTCATTATTAGCCTCTATGGCAGTATCGGTCAGTGGGATAATTGGTTTTGTTGGTTTAGTTGTTCCACATGTATTGAGATTAGTCTTGGGACCTGATCATAGAATATTATTACCTGCTTCGGCTTTAGGAGGTGCTATCCTCTTAATAGTAACAGATACAATAGCTAGAACAATTTTAGCACCAACTGAATTGCCTGTGGGGATTATTACAGCATTATGTGGGGCACCTTTCTTTATTTATCTACTACATAAGAAGAAGGTTAGGTTTTAA